The genomic interval ACTGGCTTTCCCTTACCCACTCTTTGATGATTGTAGAAACGAGAGCCTTATCCTGCATCGGGCCGAGGGACGGCGCTTTCTTCGTTCCCTCCAGCGCCTCTGCTTCCTCATCCGCTTCCTTGATATAGACATCCCGGACCGTCTCTGCGGGCAGAGCAGCTTTCTCTTCCTTCCTTTTCTTCAACATAGGGCGCGCGACAAAGACAAAGAGCAGCAGCGCCGCGAGAGCCAGTGCCCCGTAAATGACCAGACTTCTTATCAGCTCCTCGCGCTCAGCCTTTTGCATCAGTTCCCTTTCTTCGTTCAGGCCTTCCATCTCGAAGGGCATATTGATCACTTCTATCTTATCGCCCCTCTCCTCGTCGTAGCCTACAGCACGGGCTACCAGGTCCTTGATGTCGCCGAGCTCTTTCTGGGATCTCGGATTGTATTTAAGCTCCTCCTGTTTCTTTCCTTTTACCTTTTCGTATCTTCCATCGACGACAATGGCGAGTGAGAGCCGCTTTATATCGCCGAAAGGCTCGATTATCTTTTTCACAGTCTTGCTTACCTCATACGAGATCTGCGCTTCCTCTTTTTCTGCTTCGCTTGAGCGTTCCGGGGCCTCTGGTTTCACGTTCCTTTGCGGACCGGGCACATTAGAAGCTACGCCGGGTACACCACTCGCCTTGACACTTTTGTTTATAGATTTCTCGTGAGCCCTTTTTTCATTAGAGATGGCCTTCTTCTCGGGAGAATATTCCTCCTGCACTTCCTCAACTTTTCGCAGATTCAGATCGGCGGTTGCACGCACGATGGACTTGTTCGCGCCGAGAAACCGGTCGAGCATGGACTGGATAGACTCCTCGAGTCGCCGCTCTACATTTCTCTGCAGTTCGAATTGCTGGCCGGAAACCATTATAGGGGAATCGGGCTCTCCACCTTTATAGAGAATCTTTCCGGAGGAATCTATGACCGTGACCTGCTCCGGCTTGAGCCCCTCAATGCTCCCTGCGACAAGCACGACGATGCCCTGGATCTGCTCCTTGCTCAGAGTCTTGCCCGGCTTCAGCCTCAGGAATACCGACGCCGAGGCCAGCTTTTCTTTTTCTGTGTACAGTGTTTTTTCCGGTATTGCGATGTGCACCCGCGAGGCTTTGACCTCGGGCATCTGGTTGATCGTACGGGAAAGCTCTCCCTGAATCGCCCTCTTGTAGTTGACGTTCTGCATGAACTCGGTCATGCCGTAGTTCGTCTTGTCAAAAAGCTCGAATCCAATGCCTCCCGATCCGGGCAAAGCGTTCTGAGAGGCAAGCATCAGCCTGATTTCGTATGCCTTTTCTTTGGGCACATAGACGGTGGTGCCTTCCATGCCCAGTTTATAAGGGACTTTAAGCTCCTTCAGTTTCGCAACGATATTAGAAGCGTCTTCCATGGAAAGGCCGGAAAAGAGGGTGTGGTAATCCTCTTTTTGGGTCAGGGAGTAGGAGATAATAGCCGCTCCCAGCACCCCTACGAAAACAAAAAGATACACGTAGAGCCTTTTCTTGGGCGTGGTCTTGATGAAGTTCTTTACATTGTTGATATAAACTTCAGCGCCCGCCATTTATCAGACCTGCATCCTCATTATTTCCTGGTAGGCGTCGATTATTTTGTTTCTGACCTGCATCATCAGCTGGAAGGTCAGGTCTGCCTTCTCTATGGCCATCATGGTGCTTGTGACGTCGTCGCTCTCCATCTTTGCCAGTTTCTCAACCTCTTTGTCCGCCTCTTTCTCCAATTCTCCTACCCTCTTGATCGAGTCCTTGAGGGTGTCGACAAAGGATGACTCTCCTTTTGACGGACCTTTGAGCTGATCAGCTATCCCCTTTGCGTTTATACCGTCTATCTTCATCGACTCCTCCTACTTCGCTATCTCCAGAGATTTCTGGAACATGTGCTTCGTCGTGTTGATGACATTGACATTGGCTTCGTACGAGCGGGAAGCCGATACCATGTCCGTCATCTCCTCCAGGACATTCACATTCGGATACGTCACATATCCATCCTGGTCCGCGTCAGGGTGCGAAGGATCATGGGTCTTTTCAAAAGGCTTTTCGCTCTCGGTTATCTCTTCAACAGCCACCCCTTCCAGCTTCTTACTCAATACCCCACCAAAGCCGTCACCGGAGGCATCAGCGGAGCTGAGTACGACGTTCTGCTTTCTGTAGGGACCGCCGTCTTCCGTCCGGGTCGTGTGAATGTTGGCGAGGTTGGTGGCTATCGTCTCCATCCTTATCCTCTGGGCGCGCAGCCCGGAAGAGCTGATCTTCAGCACATCAAACATTCCCATGTTACTTTCCTCCGTTTATTATGTAGCGCATCAGCGAGAATTTTTTGGAGATGGCCTGAACTAAGGCATCGTAGTACATACTATTCTCAGTCATCTTCATTACCTGAGTCTCCATATTGACGGTGTTCTCGTCGAGAGCCGCGAAGCCTAAAGAGTCCTGCGGGGATTCCTGGATATCGACATTGCCGGCGGAAAAGCTCATCCGCCTTTCGAGCTGCTTTTTGAAATCAATATCCTTTTCCTTGAAGCCGGGCGTATCGACATTCGCGATGTTGCCCGCTATCACCTTGTGATAGACGTTTCTGACATCGAGAGCCTTGCTGACGAGATCAAGGAGCGACATTGAGGCACCCCTGCGGCACGGAAATTCCCAGCTCTTTGTACTCCCTGATCTTGTTGCGCAGCGTTCGCACAGTGATGCCGAGGATGGAGGCAGCCTGGGTTCTATTCCCGTTGACTGACCGGAGCGTGTCTAAAATCAGATTCATCTCCATGTCCCTTACCGAGCCGACCTTCACCTCTTTTTTTGACTCGAGGTCCTGGAGATGATTCAACTTCACCACGGAGTAGTCGGAAAGGATGCAGGCACGCGCCAGCGTGTTCTCCAGTTCACGCACGTTCCCCTTCCACGCCTTTTCTTTGAGAAATTCCATTGCCTCTTCAGAGATACTGGTGTCTTTACCCTGGGAGTATTTCGTTAGAAAGTATTCGACGAGGATAGGGATATCCTCTTTTCTATCACGTAACGGCGGCACCACGATGGGAAAGACATTCAGTCTGTAGTAGAGGTCTTCCCTGAACTTCCCCTCTTCCACACATTTCTTCATGTCCCTGTTTGTGGTCGCTATGACCCTGACATCCACCTTCTTCGGGTAACGGGAACCGATGATCTCAACCTCCCTCTCCTGCAGAACCCTGAGAAGCTTCGCCTGGAGCCGGAGATCCATTTCACTGATCTCGTCGAGAAGCAACGTGCCCTTGTCCGCAAGCTCAAACTTGCCAGGCTTTTTCGCCATCGCTCCGGTGAAGGCGCCTCTCTCGTAGCCGAAAAGTTCGCTCTCGAGGAGATTGTCGGGCAGGGCTGCGCAGTTGACGGGAATGAATGGCCCCGAACGTCGCTCGCTGCTCTCATGCACGTATTTGGCAACAAGTTCTTTCCCGACGCCACTCTCCCCCAGGATTAGCACGGTTGCATCTGAATGCGCCACCCTGGAAGCGTTCCAGAGCACGTCTTTCATCGCACGCGATGCGTAGATGATCTTGCCCCGATTGAGCCCCAACGCACGCTTTACCACCCCGTAGAGAGTCTCTGTATTGAAGGGCTTCTGGATGTAGTCAAAAGCCCCTTCCTTTATGGCTTTCACCGCATCCTGTATCGTGCCGTAAGCGGTGATGAGAATTACAGGCACCAGCGACGAGGCCTCCCTCACGCTTGCAAGCAGGTCAATGCCGCTTTTATGAGGCATTCTCACGTCGGTGATCACCAGATCAAAGGAACCCCGCTTTATCACCTCGGTGGCTTTCAATCCGTCTTCGGCGACGGATACCGCATAGCCAGCCTTGTTGAGCGACTCCTTAAGAGCAAGTCTCATATGGAGATCATCATCCACCACAAGTATGTTTGTTTTCATATCCTCTTCTCGGGTAAGTATATTAGGAACGTCGAGCCGGCACCCGGCTGCGATTCAACCTCTATGTAACCAGCGTGTGCTTTGACGATGTTGTAGACTATAAACAGCCCCAGACCCACTCCCTTGTCTTTTGTCGTAAAGAAGGGGTTGAAGAGGTTTTTGCGTATCTCTTCGGTCATGCCCGCGCCGTCATCGCCCACGCTCACAACGACATAGCCGCGTTCCTCTTTGATCCCTATAGTGATCAAACCCTGGGTGGGGATAGCGTCCATGGCGTTTGCAAACAGGTTCATCATGACCAGTTTCATCAGGTCAGGATCGAAACCAAAGCGCCTTTCGTGGGCAAGCTCAAGCCGTATCGCAATATCACGGCTCTTTATGGAAACTTTCATGAACTCGACCGTATCTCTCACGAGGTCCGCAAGACTCTCTTCCTGCAGCACGAGTGTTTTGGGTCGCGTGTATGACAGAATGTTGTTAATGACGCGGTCGACCGCCTTCACACCGAAAAGCACATGTTCAACGTACCTTCTATCCACCTTTCTCAGTTTGGACTGTTGAAGCATGGAAAGAAAAAGCTCCATACTGCCCAGCGGGTTCTTGATCTCGTGGGCAATGCGCGCGGCCATCTCGCCCATGGCCCGCAGCCGTTCGTCACGCTCCAGTCTTTCTTTCATCCTTTCGACCTGCGTTACGTCCTCAAAAACAACGACTTCTCTTCCCTCGAAACCATTCTCCAGGACCTCTCTTCTCCACCTGAAGCAGCCGGTGCGATCCTTCAGCTCACCAAAAGTCTCGCCGCTCCTCATGAGATTGTCGACCAATCCAAACCCGTTGAGTCTCCTGGCATTCTTGTTGGAAAAGACCGGACCGGGGCCCTTTTCGAGCACGACAACACCGACAGGAAGAGAGTCGAGAATGGTATGTAGATACTCCCGCGCCTTTTCGAGTTGATCATTCTTCTCCTCTACCTGCTCTTTCAGGTGCCGGATCTGCGTCTCAAGAGAATGGTAATAGGCCATGAGCGAGTCCGACGCTTTCGTGAATTCGGAAAAGGCGTAGTTGAGAAGATTCAATTCCGGTTTGGACATTATGGAGGGATACCGAAGCAAGAACCATACCAACCTGCCGGTTCTGAACGTGGATCGGTTTGCGTCGGTATTCAGTGATCGGCCCTACAGCCCGGCACGGGCGTCCCGGAGCCAAGAATTAGCCCAAGACCCGAAGCGAGAAAGAAAACGATGCGCCTCTGACTTGATAACGTATGATTTTTACGACGGCAGTTGGTACCGCTTAAACCTTTTGACTGATGGCTAAAGGCTGCTATTCGACGTCAGAATCTTGACAGAAATGCTATTTCGGGAGGGCTGAAAACTTATTCGAGGCCCAGGCGCTTCATTTTTTCGATGAGGGTGGTCCTGTTCATCTGGAGGACACGTGCGGCCTGGCTTTTTACGCCGTTTGTCTGGTTGAGCGCCTTGAGTATGAGGGCCTTTTCAAAATCGGAAACGAGCGTGTCATACCCCCGGAGTACGTCCAGTTCCACTTCGTCGGGTTTGCCCGCATAGAGCTTTTCCGGAAGATCCTCTATGCTCACGAATCCCTTCTTTTTTATCACTACAAGGCGCTCCACTATGTTCTGGAGTTCCCGTACATTCCCGGGATAATCGTAGCTTGTCAGGACGTCGAGCGACTGCTCTGTCAGGCCCTCCAGTTTTGTGTTATTAATCTTGTTCCACCTGTCGAGAAAATAGTTCAATAGAAGCGGTATGTCCTGACGTCGCTCACGCAGCGGCGGGATGGGGATGGGTACAAC from Syntrophorhabdales bacterium carries:
- the fliF gene encoding flagellar basal-body MS-ring/collar protein FliF, yielding MAGAEVYINNVKNFIKTTPKKRLYVYLFVFVGVLGAAIISYSLTQKEDYHTLFSGLSMEDASNIVAKLKELKVPYKLGMEGTTVYVPKEKAYEIRLMLASQNALPGSGGIGFELFDKTNYGMTEFMQNVNYKRAIQGELSRTINQMPEVKASRVHIAIPEKTLYTEKEKLASASVFLRLKPGKTLSKEQIQGIVVLVAGSIEGLKPEQVTVIDSSGKILYKGGEPDSPIMVSGQQFELQRNVERRLEESIQSMLDRFLGANKSIVRATADLNLRKVEEVQEEYSPEKKAISNEKRAHEKSINKSVKASGVPGVASNVPGPQRNVKPEAPERSSEAEKEEAQISYEVSKTVKKIIEPFGDIKRLSLAIVVDGRYEKVKGKKQEELKYNPRSQKELGDIKDLVARAVGYDEERGDKIEVINMPFEMEGLNEERELMQKAEREELIRSLVIYGALALAALLLFVFVARPMLKKRKEEKAALPAETVRDVYIKEADEEAEALEGTKKAPSLGPMQDKALVSTIIKEWVRESQ
- the fliE gene encoding flagellar hook-basal body complex protein FliE, which translates into the protein MKIDGINAKGIADQLKGPSKGESSFVDTLKDSIKRVGELEKEADKEVEKLAKMESDDVTSTMMAIEKADLTFQLMMQVRNKIIDAYQEIMRMQV
- the flgC gene encoding flagellar basal body rod protein FlgC; translation: MGMFDVLKISSSGLRAQRIRMETIATNLANIHTTRTEDGGPYRKQNVVLSSADASGDGFGGVLSKKLEGVAVEEITESEKPFEKTHDPSHPDADQDGYVTYPNVNVLEEMTDMVSASRSYEANVNVINTTKHMFQKSLEIAK
- the flgB gene encoding flagellar basal body rod protein FlgB, which gives rise to MSLLDLVSKALDVRNVYHKVIAGNIANVDTPGFKEKDIDFKKQLERRMSFSAGNVDIQESPQDSLGFAALDENTVNMETQVMKMTENSMYYDALVQAISKKFSLMRYIINGGK
- a CDS encoding sigma-54 dependent transcriptional regulator; this translates as MKTNILVVDDDLHMRLALKESLNKAGYAVSVAEDGLKATEVIKRGSFDLVITDVRMPHKSGIDLLASVREASSLVPVILITAYGTIQDAVKAIKEGAFDYIQKPFNTETLYGVVKRALGLNRGKIIYASRAMKDVLWNASRVAHSDATVLILGESGVGKELVAKYVHESSERRSGPFIPVNCAALPDNLLESELFGYERGAFTGAMAKKPGKFELADKGTLLLDEISEMDLRLQAKLLRVLQEREVEIIGSRYPKKVDVRVIATTNRDMKKCVEEGKFREDLYYRLNVFPIVVPPLRDRKEDIPILVEYFLTKYSQGKDTSISEEAMEFLKEKAWKGNVRELENTLARACILSDYSVVKLNHLQDLESKKEVKVGSVRDMEMNLILDTLRSVNGNRTQAASILGITVRTLRNKIREYKELGISVPQGCLNVAP
- a CDS encoding ATP-binding protein, coding for MLRYPSIMSKPELNLLNYAFSEFTKASDSLMAYYHSLETQIRHLKEQVEEKNDQLEKAREYLHTILDSLPVGVVVLEKGPGPVFSNKNARRLNGFGLVDNLMRSGETFGELKDRTGCFRWRREVLENGFEGREVVVFEDVTQVERMKERLERDERLRAMGEMAARIAHEIKNPLGSMELFLSMLQQSKLRKVDRRYVEHVLFGVKAVDRVINNILSYTRPKTLVLQEESLADLVRDTVEFMKVSIKSRDIAIRLELAHERRFGFDPDLMKLVMMNLFANAMDAIPTQGLITIGIKEERGYVVVSVGDDGAGMTEEIRKNLFNPFFTTKDKGVGLGLFIVYNIVKAHAGYIEVESQPGAGSTFLIYLPEKRI